The following DNA comes from Sorex araneus isolate mSorAra2 chromosome 5, mSorAra2.pri, whole genome shotgun sequence.
ggtgcttggggcttaacTGAGCTCTGTGTtacagggtcactcccagtgggtcTCAGGGCAGATGGGTtgtggggatcgaactgggtcagctatgcaagggaagtgtcctaccctctgtattatctcttctgcCCCCCATTACTTTTCTTTAACCTGAAATCATTCCCGCATCTTTGTGCCTGTTAACACAGTTGCATTCGATTGGGGTCTATCTAGTACCTTCTTGGTGTTTGCTGGGGTCCCCTTGGTCCCCTTGATAGCAGTTCCACGACGGTGCCAGTGTTTGCAGTGCATCTCACTGGGCACAGGCTGCCCAGTGGGCACTGCATTTGCAGGGTTGTGAGCTGCAGTAAAAGAACGTCATCTGgactcctccagccccaccctgccttgTCAGGCGCCAGTCTGTAGCTCTTCCCGCTGTTCCCCGGTGGGATCAATGGCATGTGTAACCTTGATAGGAATTTCCAGATAGTATCTCATTCTCGCTGAGCAGACTCTCCTGGGAAAATCTGGTGCTGCTCTACTGGCCTCTGTGTCTGAGACTGCGTGACGTGTTCCGTGCCCCTGCCCACTCCTCTCCCTAGGTATGCCGGAAGAGCAGCGAGAAGGGCTGCAGGAGGAGCTCATCGACATCATTCTCCTTGTCTTGGAGCGCAACCCGCAGCTGCATTACTACCAGGGCTACCATGACATCGTGGTCACGTTTCTGCTGGTGGTAGGAGATGATCTGGCGACATCCCTGGTAGAAAAATTGTCTACCCATCACCTCAGGTACCAGTGCGGGGTGGTCCAGGACAGGGGTGTCACTCCATTGTATAGTCAGTTTGTCTAATGCTTTGGGCCCTGCTCCTACCCTTACCCCTGATCTAATTGCGTGGTCTGATCAGGGCTCACTGAGTTTCCTCCCTCTAGGGATTTCATGGACCCAACAATGGACAACACCAAGCACATATTAAACTATCTGATGCCCATCATAGACCAGGTGAATCCAGAGCTCCATGACTTCATGCAGAGGTATGTATGTGTCTGCATtcatgtgtacatacacacatacctccTGCAGTTTTCTTCTGGTCTGTATCTCTGCCTTCTTGAAGCTAAGAAACCAAAAGTGCCTCCCAGTTACTCCTGAGATGACTGTATCTCCCGCACCCGCAGTGTTACAgggcacctcccccccccccccccccgtagagGGTCCCACTTTGGGAAACCCCGGATGGTAGAGGCAAGGAAGACAAAGTCAATGATTTTAGTCACCAAATGCAAAGGATAAGGTATGTTTCGTGAAATTGCTCGTGTAATTTTTTCCCTCTTCCATTTAGTTGAAAATACGTCTTTTGCCAATGCCTcacttgttatttaaaaaaaatggccatGTCTAAAGATGTGCCTAACAACCTAACACAGATGTATTTTCAAACCCCTGAGGATATGTGTTTATGCCCCCAAAAGGTCCTGGAAAGCTGGGGTGGGTGgacaggtgtgtgtgttgtggtggtTGTTGAGCTACACCcagggtgcttagggcttactcctgactctgactgaACTGggagggggagtgtgtgtgtgtgtgtgtgtgtgtgtgtgtaaaagaagTTGTGGTGATTGTTGGGCTACACCCaggatgatcagggcttactcctgactctgactgaactcagggattgctcctgacaggccctggggaccatatgtggtgctggggattgcagacaaatgcaggcaagcacctttcccctggactgtctctcatGTTCCTGTAATGGACATCGTTTGGCCGCTAGGAGAACACTCAGTGAGAGAGGCCCCCAGAATTCCCCTTGTGTATCCGGATCTCATGTTTTATGCAGAGTTCCTCGGGGGCTGACTTTCCAGAGGAGATATTTCCCAGATGCTTCCTCCGCACATTGGAAAGACAGAAGTCCTGGCTGATGAGGTGGGGACCCTAACATCTGCCTTTCCTTGCTCCTAGTGCTGAAGTGGGGACCATCTTTGCCCTCAGCTGGCTCATCACCTGGTTTGGGCATGTCCTGTCTGACTTCAGGCACATCGTGCGGTTATACGACTTCTTCCTGGCCTGCCACCCTCTGATGCCCATTTACTTTGCAGCTGTGGTAGGTTCAGGCCCTGAGCCAGCAGATAGACTAGCCCTCCCCAATTCTAGCCTGATCCTATCCCCTGCCCCAGGGGTTACACAGGTGTGAAAGACAGAAGCGCTTTCATGTCTGAACATGTTTCACTGTGTCATTCATTGGTGGGTCAGAGGTGGAGAGGAAATGCTCTGTGTAAAGTTATGGAAATGCCAGTCAACCAGAGTTAAGCAGATGTATTTATCAATTTGATTATTTTGAGCCTTTTTAACATGTTCTTATGAATTATCAGTGTTCATATTGATAGCTGCTGGCACACTTGGGCAAACTGCCAAGcaccagattttaaaaagaacaggTGTGGTGTTGGGGTAGAAAATGGGGGTGGCTTGTGGTTGGTTGGGATGGGGCTGCTGAAGGTATAAGAAGGGTCTGGATATCAGAGTGGGACGTAGAGTGGGGGCTTTGGTGGCCAGGCTGTTCTGACTGTTCGGGACCAGTTCGTCAGTACTGGAGTTCCAACGAGCTCCTAGTaatccctctcctttccttcctcctgaaAGATTCTCCTCCGTTTAAGGATCAGCTTTAAGTATTGCAGGAGGGAACTTTGCCTCTAGCGGAAAGGGCCAGGCCAGTTGGAGAAGCCCTCAGATATGTACGTTCTGACTTCTTAGGTGGACGCAAGAGCTTGTGGAGCGTTGGGGGGAACCCTGTCTGGTGCCGGCTTGAATCCATCTCTGAGTAGGATGCGGTGCAAACGGCGAAGGCCCTGTATGTTCTGGTCTCTGATGTCAGGCCTTGCTCCCCATAGATCGTGTTGTATCGAGAACAGGAAGTCCTGGATTGTGACTGCGACATGGCCTCAGTCCACCACCTGTTGTCCCAGATCCCTCAGGACCTGCCCTATGAGACGCTGATCAGTAGAGCAGGAGACCTCTTTGTTCAGTTCCCCCCCTCCGAACTCGCCCGGGAGGCGGCTGCCCAGCAGCAAGCAGAGCAGTGAGTGAGGGCAAGGTGTTGGTTGAGCCGGGGGCGCCCCGACGCGGGCAGTAGTGATGCAAGACTGCGTGTGGCGGGGCTAGGGCTGAGGGATGTCGCCAGACGTCTGAACACCCACTCCTCACTCCCGCCTTCCCGGGTCGTACTCAAGAGACACTTGTGGCCCCGCCCTCCGCCTGTTCGCTGTagctctccttctcttcttttctcttctccgtCCAGACCatctcctttcctctgtctccttccccTCTGCAGAACGGCAGCCTCTACCTTCAAAGACTTCGAGCTGGCCTCCGCCCAGCAGAAGCCCGACATGGTGCTGCGGCAGCGGTTCCGGGCACCTCTGCGGCCTGAGGACCGAGCAAAAGATGTCCTGACCAAGCCCCGGACCAGCCGCATTGTGAAACTGGCGGTGATGGGACTGACGGTGGCACTGGGAGCGGCCGCTCTGGCCGTGGTGAAGAGTGCCCTGGAGTGGGCTCCTAAGTTTCAGCTGCAGCTCTTCCCCTAGGGCCGGCGCGGACGCCGCCGCTGACCGACCACGGCGAGGTCTCGCCCTTccacctggggcagggagggtgggggctcCTTTATTAAAGGGTCTCTGGCAAGGGTCTTCTCTTCCTGCCCCATTTCCCCAGTGGCCCATGGTTTCCTGCCGCGtggcagctgggtgtggccccctctcCTCCGCCCAGGCTGTCTCCTTGCGTGTTGGGGGTCAGCAGTGTTTGAGACCCTCTGCGCCTGGCGGCTGCCCAGCAGTAGGGAAGCCGGACCACTGGCTCGCCCCTCACGGCGCCTCCTGCTCCGTCTGCATCGGCCAGACCAGGGGGACGGGAGCTTTGCCAAAGAAGTGGGACCTGGGGACAAAGCCAAGGGGCAGGAGTGCTCACCCAGAACCAGGTGACCCCCTCTCAGGAGCTGCTCCTTTTGCTGGTCGAAATTGAAGGGACATGTGAGCTAGATGAACCTGTTTTCAACCTAGAACTCACTTGGGCATTTCCAGCCGTATGGGAAGGAATGTTCATTTTAGGGCACAGACCTAGATTGGTTTTGCTTGTTgttcccctccttttcttttccttttcacctCTGTATTCTTATCCACAGCCACATGACGTTGCTTATGAAAGGTACCTTTATTACTGTTTTTCAGACTAACATATACCTAAGATGTAAgtatcttcatttttaaagagTTCCTTTAGAACTCCTCAGAAGCATGAGGTACTGACTCAgaggtttttggggttttggttttgttgttttgttttgggggccacacccggtgatgatctggggttaactcctggctgtgcactcaggaattactcctggcagtgctcagggcagaccatatgggctgccagggattgcacccggATCTGCCACATGTAAGCTTGTGATATTGCTCCGGGCCCACTctgaggttttctttcttttgacacTTTACTTAGCCAGTGTTGCTGTTTgtaaaacaccctaccctttcCAGAGTGCCCACAGCTTGTTcggtttccctcccttccttcattttttccatttccccAAATCATCCCTCCTGCTCCTGCACGGACACCCACTCACTGCCTTGgttgctctgggggggggggttgatttCTCTCCTTAAGACTGGTCTCTCCTTCCTGGTTGGAAATGTTGGGGACCCGTCCCTCACCCAGAAAGGACGCCCGCCGCATGAAGAGCTGCCGCAGGCTCCCCAGGACTTAGGGAACAAGACAGATCATTCATTCCTTCAGGACACCTGCTCCTGTAAACCAAGCCAGATTTGTTTCATTGTTTCAGATGAACTCTGgcttaggggaaaaaaaacaaagtgcctTCCGCTGCGTTAAAGAATTGCGCCTACAGTAGAAGCAGCTGTATTCTTTTTCCCTGGTCTCTCCTGGGCACTGTTCTCTGTTGGCAGATCCTTTCTTCAGGGGAAGCTGTCAGAAGCACTCCGCTCACCACACCCAGACCTCAGACCTCCCACATGACCACGGCGCAGAGCAGGGTCATGGCGCTAGTGGCCAGCCGGCCAGCGCAGAGCACTCAGGCCGGCTGTCGCCACGGAAGTCCATGAAGCACTTTAGAATCTGGCGCTCGCAGAGTGACGGGTACTCTCCTGGGGCGAGTGTGAGGTCGTGGGTGGATGACTTGAGCATGGTGGGGTTAGCAGAACAGACTCtccggagctgctgctgctgcccacaCTCTCCCCACATGCTTGTCCTCCTGTCTGTCATCTCTACAAATGGACACGGCCACACTCCTCTGGCCTCCGGCCAGGGACCCAGGCATCTGGACATACcgaagggagaggaaaggaggtgcatgtgttcaggggccagaggCCACAGCCACAGATCCCAGCAGCAAGTGGCATTTGCTTCTGATGTGGCCAAAGGAGAAAGTTCATTTGTTTTACAGCTTTGCTGACATCAGGATTCTTCCCTGCCGAAGAGAAGAGAGCATTATCTTTTTACCTTCAGCTGGTTTACTATTCTGTAAAgaatatgtgtaaatattttgTACAGAGCCCTCTATGAAATAAACAGCCATATGTGGTTACTAAGCTCGAGTCCTTGTCCTCTGCTTGTTGGGAAATGGACCCTGCTCAGCATCTGACCTGCGGGCTGCCTCGCCCCAGGAAGTGTGGCTGCAGCTGCTGCCTCTGCTCAAAGGTAGGTAGCAAAAGGGGTGTTCCCATTGGACTGCGGGTGCCTGACTAGTTCTCCGTGTCCCATGCGTCGTTCTGGGCGTGCCTGTCTCTGTAAAGGCTGACACTGGGTCTGGGACCCCACTAGGTCCCAGCGTGTCATCTTTCTCCACAGGGGAACTGTGGGGAGCCGTTGGTCGGCACTCACCAGTCGGCCACACTCCTGGCTGTATTCTGTGGAAGCTCAGCGCGGGCCAGGTGCCTGTGGCCTCTGCCTTGGATGCGTCTGGCCCCAAGAGGAAACTGTTGTCTGGGGTGTGTGTTACTTCTGGGCCCAAGGACAGGTTCGCAGGCATTGCTGGCAGAGTTATACTCGGCCCTCTGACCGCATTCCAGACATGTTGTTGGTTAGGAATGGTTTGGTAGTTGAAACAGTGAAGGAAGGGTGTGCGTGATACGTTGACTTTGTCTGTGGTTAGTGGTCTGGTCTGGGGCCACGCCCAACAGTGCACGTGGCTGTGGCCTTTGCGCTCAGGGATGACCCTTGGTGGGCTCAGAGGCCATATGAAGTGCCTGGGAAAGGTTTGCTGCCTGCAGCGCAAGTGCCCCACGCCCTGTAGTAGCTCCCTGCCCTTTGTTTGTCTCCAGTCCCTAACTCTGGAATTTGTCTTTGTTCTGGGCCCCACCGTGTAGGGCTCAGAggcgactcccagctctgtactggGGAGTTGTCCCTGGCATTGTTGGGGGGCCGTGTTTGATCAAACCCCACCTCCACATGGAAAGCCTGATCTTAGCCTTGTGAGCTGTGTCCCTGGCCCCCCTGggcctttattttttcaaatcattGGCTTACAAACCTCATAATACAGTTGCTAAAGGCTTTCAATGTTCCTGCAACAGTCCCACCACAAGTGACCTCTTCCTGTCTCCCCAACCataccccaagcctgcccccctagcaggcccacagtaatttattttatattgtttgttaccaccAAAAGGCTAAtggaattaacaaaaaaaaaaaatacttaagtaaaagaaaatttgtgaaaattgttgtatctcaccgtgggaaaaataagtttttatctgAGTGTTTACTAAACTATTGTTGcttgttgagccttctgtgttaatgtttctaTTTATTGAGCCTCATTGGCTTTACTATAtccccatccaatctggtgtgttcctactgggatAATAATATTAGTTTGGAAACGTCGCTTCAGAAAATCCAGAGCATTTAACTGGGCCTTGAGCTTGCACGGTGGCAGGGATGAAATGCAGATGTGGCtctcagggcttctggaagtgaAGGGAATAAGGGGTCTGAGGGACATTACCAACCACCAATGCAAGAAAACCCAAAGTtctattggtccagcctttctggacaacaatatggacagtccttcaaaaactagaaattgagcttccatatgaccccacaataccactttggggaatatatcctgaggatgcaaaaaggcacagtagaggtgacatctgtacctatatgttcgtagcagcactgttcacaatagccaaaatctggaaacaacccgagtgccgtagaacagatgactggttaaagaaactttggtacatctacacaatggaacatgatgcagctgttaggagagctgaagtcatgaaatttgcttataaatggacaagaatggagagtatcatgctaagtgaaatgagtcagagagagagagacagacatagtgggactgcactcatttgtggagtgtagggtagcatcacatgaggctgacacccaaggacagtagatacaagtgccagggagattgccccatagctggaagcctgcttcatgagcggaggggagaaggcagatggaatagaaaagggatcactaagaaaatgatgactggaggaatcagtcgggatgggagatgtgtgctgaaagtagataatggaccaaacatgacaacatgacctctcagtgtctgtgttgcaagccataatgcccaaaaggagagagagagtatggggaatattgtctgtcatggaggcagggggagggtggggaagggggggtatacccaggatattggtggtggggaatgtgcactggtggagggatgggtgtttgatcattgtgtgattgtaacccaaacatgaaagtttataagtatctcacggtgactcaatacaatttaaataaagctattcagaaaaaaaaaaaaaccaaagttttCAGTCTAAAAAACtcatgtacctgaaattttcagcagtttggcatctctgcagagctcagtCTGCCCATAGGCAGCTGTTGCGgcgtgagtgtggctgccagggcttcattAGGGCGGGGACTCagtctgtccccctccccaggtCACCCCTGAGATTTCAGCCAGGACTGGTCTATCCAAGAAATTACTTTAGCTAGTCGATTTCTTTCGAAATTTGATCATGCGTCTCTGAAGCTGGGCCAGTAGATGAACTTACCTGGAGGCAGTggaatgtgtttttgtttgttgcgTTTAGCTTCTGTACTACTACCCAGTGTGCACCTACTACAGTGTCAGTATTGCGGCATTTGGAGGTGTTGCTCAGCTCATATGCAACCGAATGGTCCAGAGCTTTCGGACCTCTGGTCACTGGGCCATGATTGAGGTGGTGGCTGCGGGAGTGGGCGTGGCTGCGAGGGCTTACTgagtattggggtggggggaaataccCACCGACACTCTGAgaagacaccagagttctcagcctgaaaaacTACCTGAACCTAGAATTTCCTGTGTGGTGTTTCTGCAGATTATTCATGACAAGTAGAATTGGGCTTTTGGTGTAGCAGCAGCTGTGGGTTGTGGGTGCAGGTGTTGGGGCTTCAGCAGGATACTCagtccgcccccaccccccagggcacCCCGGAGTCATCAGCCAGGAGACCAGTATCTGTTCATTGTAGCCACTTGGCTTCCATCTCAGAGATTTAGATGTGAATCCAGAGAGCAGGGCTAATGAAGGCTCCTGTGGCATTTTATAACAGGAGTGTCCCACTCCGGAAAGATCAAATGATTAAAGGGGTGACCTTCCAAATGACACACTGGTCTCAAGCAAGGGGCAAGGAGGCTGGAGATTGAGCTCTCTGGGTCCTCAGAAGATCCTGGTTTTCTGGGTTCTGAAATAGAGGTGCTGGAAGAGCTTCCTCTTCTCTGTCACTCCCACTTGACCGAGTTGGGGCCGCTATACACGAGTAACCCTAAGGTCTCTTCCCGAGTTCTCTGAACCCTCCCTCAAATGAACCGAAGGGGAATCCCTAGTTCCGACTTGATGGGATGGGTAAATGCCCCACTGTGGCCAACCTGGAGATGCACCATTCTGGACGGACGCTTATGGCGTTGGTTAAATCTGGGCAGCCTGGATTGTCCCGTCTGGTGTGGAAGAATCGGGAGGTGCTGCCAAGACTTAAGATGAgttaagcaggggctggagtgatagctcagcggatagggtgtttgcaagtggcagacccgggttcaatccccagcatcccatatggtcccctgagcaccgccaggggtaattcctgagtgcagagccaggagtgacccctgtgcatcaccgggtgtgacccaaaaagcaaaaagtaaataaataaaaagatgagttAGGCATTGGAGCAGAATTCCCGCCGATCATAAGGGGATCTCCACACAGTGGAACCCAGGACACTGCTCTCGGGCAGGGCGGTCTGGACAGGTGAAGAGGTTGTGTCGACAGAAGGGAACTAGGGCTCAGCCATGAGGGCGGGCCACGACAAGACGGACATCCCAGCCCATGCTTTATTcacttctctcttctccagtgctcagggcttgctcttggaaGGGCTTGGAGtactgtatgcagtgccagggatcaaactgggatctgccatgtgcaaagcaagccccttagCCCCTTGTGCTCTTTCCAGCCTCCCTCCATGCCTTATTCCCGGGCACAGATTTCAAATCATCAAACATTGCAGGACTGATCTGCGCCGTCCTGCCTAAGATGACCTTCGCCTGCTTCCCAAtggaggggcccagagagaggcTAGCGGGGAGTGAGTAACCAGGGTCCAAACCTGCAGCCCCGGGTCTCCAGGCCAAGCTGCAGGCCCTGACCCTCAGAACACTGCCAACTCCCTGTGCGGGGGCTACTGTTGACCCAAACAGCTTGCTCCTCACGCCGGGCCCCGGGCAGTCTGAGGCCTGGATTCCACGCTCAGTCACACCCACTGCAAGAGGAAGCTGGGTCTGGAGTACACACAcaacacctgcgcacacgcagcCAGGCAAGCAAACAGTGGGTTCCGATCTGGTGTCGCACGCGCTGAGCGTCATCTTTGCAGCTGCCATCTGTCTGTGAAGCCCCCCAGCCAGCCacgccctcccccacacacactgctggGGGTCCTGCCCCGGCCTTCCCATGCCCTCAGAGAGACCACGCTCATCCCTTCCTCAGGAAAAACCGTTTAGTTTGTTTACGATGGCGGCAGACCTAAAAATCGCCAggtctccctcctggctctggacagAATTAGCAGCGACTCTTAAGAGGCCAGGGGCTCCTACCAAAGGCAAAGGCA
Coding sequences within:
- the TBC1D20 gene encoding TBC1 domain family member 20: MALRSAQGDASTSSRWSGGSEKPDFSAKRKKKVAEIQQALNSDPTDVAALRRMAISEGGLLTNEIRRKVWPKLLNISTSDPPPTSGKDLRQMSKDYQQVLLDVRRSLRRFPPGMPEEQREGLQEELIDIILLVLERNPQLHYYQGYHDIVVTFLLVVGDDLATSLVEKLSTHHLRDFMDPTMDNTKHILNYLMPIIDQVNPELHDFMQSAEVGTIFALSWLITWFGHVLSDFRHIVRLYDFFLACHPLMPIYFAAVIVLYREQEVLDCDCDMASVHHLLSQIPQDLPYETLISRAGDLFVQFPPSELAREAAAQQQAEQTAASTFKDFELASAQQKPDMVLRQRFRAPLRPEDRAKDVLTKPRTSRIVKLAVMGLTVALGAAALAVVKSALEWAPKFQLQLFP